A window of Mucilaginibacter sp. PAMC 26640 contains these coding sequences:
- a CDS encoding aspartate--tRNA ligase, whose translation MLRTHTCGQLNISNLGETVTLCGWVQKSRDLGGTTFIDVRDRYGLTQLVLNTDTDADLREAGRQLGREFVIKVTGKVVERSNKNTKIPTGEVEITVTELEILNAAKIPPFLIEDETDGGEELRAKYRYLDLRRNPIRNNLVLRHKMAQEIRRYLSDLDFIEVETPVLIKSTPEGARDFVVPSRMNPGEFYALPQSPQTFKQLLMVSGFDRYFQIVKCFRDEDLRADRQPEFTQIDCEMSFITQEDILNIFEGLTRHLFRNVKGLELGDFPRMQYADAMRLYGSDKPDTRFGMEFVELNDMVKGKNFSIFDNAELVVGINAKGCAGYTRKQIDELTEWMKRPQIGATGLIYARHNEDGTIKSSVDKFYNEEELAKWSAAFGTEKGDLILILAGSTDKVRKQLNELRLEIGGRLGLRDKNKFAPLWVLDFPLLEWDEETERYHAMHHPFTSPKPEDIAMLDTDPKNVRANAYDLVINGTEIGGGSIRIHDRALQSLMFKHLGFSAEEAQKQFGFLMDAFEYGAPPHGGIAFGFDRLTSIFAGLDSIRDVIAFPKNNSGRDVMIDSPSTIADAQLNELKIKTTVSQS comes from the coding sequence ATGCTTAGAACACACACCTGCGGGCAATTAAATATCAGCAATTTAGGGGAAACAGTTACCCTTTGCGGATGGGTGCAAAAATCACGCGATTTGGGCGGTACCACTTTTATTGATGTACGCGACCGATACGGCTTAACCCAATTAGTTTTAAATACAGACACTGATGCCGACCTGCGCGAAGCAGGCCGCCAGTTAGGGCGCGAGTTTGTTATTAAAGTTACCGGCAAGGTAGTGGAACGTTCTAACAAAAACACAAAAATCCCAACCGGTGAAGTAGAAATTACCGTTACCGAACTGGAAATATTAAACGCCGCCAAAATTCCTCCGTTTTTAATAGAGGATGAAACGGACGGTGGCGAAGAGTTACGTGCCAAATACCGCTACCTGGATCTGCGCCGTAATCCTATCCGGAATAACCTGGTTTTGCGCCATAAAATGGCACAGGAGATCCGAAGATATTTATCTGACCTGGATTTTATTGAAGTGGAAACCCCGGTGCTGATCAAATCTACCCCGGAAGGTGCACGTGATTTTGTGGTGCCAAGCCGCATGAACCCGGGAGAGTTTTACGCGTTGCCGCAATCGCCGCAAACTTTTAAACAATTGCTGATGGTAAGCGGGTTCGACCGTTACTTTCAAATTGTGAAATGCTTTCGGGATGAGGATCTGCGTGCCGACCGCCAGCCGGAGTTTACCCAGATAGACTGCGAAATGTCTTTCATCACGCAGGAGGATATCCTGAATATATTCGAGGGCCTTACGCGACATTTATTCCGCAACGTAAAAGGATTGGAACTGGGTGATTTTCCGCGTATGCAATATGCTGACGCGATGCGTTTATATGGTTCTGATAAACCCGATACCCGTTTTGGGATGGAGTTTGTTGAACTGAACGATATGGTAAAAGGCAAAAACTTCAGCATTTTTGATAATGCGGAACTGGTTGTAGGCATTAATGCCAAAGGCTGCGCCGGCTATACCCGCAAACAAATTGATGAACTTACCGAGTGGATGAAACGCCCTCAAATTGGCGCTACCGGTTTGATCTATGCACGCCATAATGAAGATGGCACCATCAAATCATCGGTAGATAAGTTCTATAACGAAGAGGAACTGGCTAAATGGAGCGCTGCTTTCGGTACAGAAAAAGGTGATTTGATCCTGATCCTTGCCGGCTCCACCGACAAAGTACGCAAGCAACTGAACGAACTGCGCCTTGAAATTGGCGGCAGATTAGGCCTGCGCGATAAAAATAAGTTTGCTCCGCTTTGGGTGCTGGATTTTCCGCTTTTAGAGTGGGACGAAGAAACAGAGCGTTACCATGCTATGCACCACCCATTTACCTCGCCAAAGCCGGAGGATATAGCAATGCTGGATACCGACCCTAAAAATGTACGCGCCAACGCTTATGATTTGGTGATCAACGGAACAGAAATTGGCGGCGGCTCTATTCGGATCCACGACCGTGCACTACAATCCCTGATGTTTAAACACCTGGGCTTTTCTGCAGAAGAAGCGCAAAAACAATTTGGCTTTTTAATGGATGCCTTTGAATACGGCGCACCTCCGCACGGTGGTATAGCCTTCGGTTTCGACAGGTTGACCTCCATTTTTGCAGGCCTTGATTCGATCCGTGATGTGATCGCTTTCCCTAAGAATAACTCGGGCCGCGATGTCATGATCGATTCGCCATCAACCATCGCTGATGCCCAACTGAATGAATTAAAAATCAAAACAACTGTATCACAAAGCTAA